The Leisingera daeponensis DSM 23529 genome includes the window ACGCTCTACGGCCTGGGGGCCGGCGTGTGGACCCGCGACACCAACCGCGCCTTCCGCTTTGGCCGTGACATCCAGGCGGGCCGGGTCTGGACCAACTGCTATCACGCCTACCCGGCCCATGCGGCCTTTGGCGGCTACAAGCAGTCGGGCATCGGCCGGGAGAACCACAAGATGATGCTGGACCACTACCGGCAGACCAAGAACCTGCTGGTCAGCTACAGCCCCAACGCGCTGGGCTTCTTCTGAGCAAGTTGCGCTGCAGGCGGCCCCGGGTGTCCGGGGCCGTTTCTTTTTTCATTCAGCCGGGGGAGACTGCAATGACCGGAACAACCGGCATGACGGTGACGGCAACACAGGCGGCGCTGGATCTGATCGGCGCGCTCAAGGCGCGGTTCGGGCAGGACCTGCTGTTTCACCAGTCCGGCGGCTGCTGCGACGGGTCGGCGCCGATGTGCTTTCAGCAGGGCGACTACATCCTTGGCGGCAACGATGTGCTGGTGGGGGAAATCGGCGGCGTGCCGTTTTACATGAATGCCGATCAGCACGCGCGCTGGAAACATACCAACCTGGTGATCGACGCGATTGACGGCATCGGCGGGATGTTCTCACTGGAGAACGGCAGCGGCAAGCGGTTCCTGACCCGCTCGGAGGTGTGCCTGCGCTGAGTTGCGCCGCACTATGGTCAGGTCAGCGCGCGCTCCAGGAAGCCGCGCAGCGCGCTGGTGTCTATCGGCTTGTGCAACAGCGCCGCGTTCAGCCCCGCACAGGCAGCCGCCAGATCCGGAGAGCGGTTGGCGGTCACCAGACATGCTGGAACCGGCCCGTGCTGCGCCCTGAGCGCGGCAATCGCATCGGTGCCCAGTGCCCCGTCGTCCAGCTGGTAATCGGCGATGATCGCATCCGGGCAGATGTCGATTTCCTGCAGCAGCGTGCTCGCCTCGGCGCAGCTGGCGCAGGGCAGCACGTTCAGCCCCCAGCTGTCGAGCGTGATCTCCAGCGCCGCCCTGAGGCCGGCGTCGTTTTCGATCAGAACCACGATCCGGTGCGCAAACGGCACCGCGGCGCCGGTGCCGGGGCCGGGCAGGGGCGACGGCGGGCGCGCCGCCGTGCTCAGCGGCAGCTCCACCGAAAAGCAGGTGCCGCGCCCGACCTCCGAGGTGAGGTTCAGCGGATGTTTCAGCAGCCGGCAGGCCCGCTCGACAATGGCCAGCCCCAGCCCCATGCCGTCAGACGGGCTGGCCTTGGCGTTAAGCCGCTGAAACTCCTGGAACACCCTGTCCTGATGCTCAGGTGGGATGCCGGGGCCGGTGTCACGGACCTCCAGCAGCACCCGGCCTGGCCGCTGCCGCACCCCGATCAGCACCTTGCCGCTGCCGGTGTAGCGCACGGCATTGGAGGCGAGATTCTGCAGGATGCGGCGCAGGTAGGCGGCGTCGCTTTCCACCACCGCGCCGCTGCGCACGACCCGGAAGTCCAGCCCCTTGAGCCGGGCAACCGGTTCCAGCTCGTCCTTCAGCTGATCCAGCATACTGCCCAGGCTGATGGCGGTGCGGTCGATTGCCGCCAGGCCGGAGTCGAGCTTGGAGATATCCAGCAGGGCGCCAAGGATGCGCTCGACCGCGACCAGCGCGTTGCCGGCCTTGGCCGCCCGGTCTCTGAAAACCGCGTCCTGCAGATCATCCTCCAGCGAGCCGACATAAAGCTTGGCGGCGGACAGCGGCTGCAGCAGGTCGTGGCTGGCGGCGGCGACAAAGCGCGATTTTGAGGCATTGGCGCGCTCCGCCTCCGACAGCGCGTCTTCCAGCTCGAGGGTCCGTTCAGCTACCCGCTGTTCCAGTGTTTCGTTCACCTGGGAAATGGTGCGGACGGCGGCGCGTTCGGCGGTGACATCGGTGAAGCTGATGA containing:
- a CDS encoding DUF779 domain-containing protein, which codes for MTGTTGMTVTATQAALDLIGALKARFGQDLLFHQSGGCCDGSAPMCFQQGDYILGGNDVLVGEIGGVPFYMNADQHARWKHTNLVIDAIDGIGGMFSLENGSGKRFLTRSEVCLR
- a CDS encoding PAS-domain containing protein, which encodes MAHELIDPRDTPERQNQKLLKIVETLMRRAEQSSDASGEAYAQFQRAVMLEEEVRVRTRELEHALDLLNESNARLALANAETEAARANLANAIETVQEGFALFDAQDVLVMCNTRFGKHLSDIYHLLRPGLKFADYVNLVATSAHLALPEGETAADWEAYRIARHKDDHAVFNVMMAGNSWLQVSEHRTPDGGTVILQTDITDMMRLERQERERLLDDQSRVIKATLEHLDQGVCIFDAQNRLVGWNRRAGELLSMPAGKFQLGMFFATLYRQAADSIRILGGTRLDDVEAWVASTAKRAPLSFEIGLGRDRILAVFAQQMPDKGFVISFTDVTAERAAVRTISQVNETLEQRVAERTLELEDALSEAERANASKSRFVAAASHDLLQPLSAAKLYVGSLEDDLQDAVFRDRAAKAGNALVAVERILGALLDISKLDSGLAAIDRTAISLGSMLDQLKDELEPVARLKGLDFRVVRSGAVVESDAAYLRRILQNLASNAVRYTGSGKVLIGVRQRPGRVLLEVRDTGPGIPPEHQDRVFQEFQRLNAKASPSDGMGLGLAIVERACRLLKHPLNLTSEVGRGTCFSVELPLSTAARPPSPLPGPGTGAAVPFAHRIVVLIENDAGLRAALEITLDSWGLNVLPCASCAEASTLLQEIDICPDAIIADYQLDDGALGTDAIAALRAQHGPVPACLVTANRSPDLAAACAGLNAALLHKPIDTSALRGFLERALT